Below is a window of Naumovozyma castellii chromosome 9, complete genome DNA.
CGGTGTTCTGTTCTTGATCATGGAATGTGGGGATCACGATCTATCACAAATTTTAAGCCAGCGAAGCGATATGCCTTTAGATATGGACTTCGTAAGATACCATGCTCGTGAAGTAGTGCGGTGTATCAAAATTGTCCATGATGCTGGAATTGTTCATTCTGATTTGAAGCCAGCAAACTTTGTGTTCGTTAAAGGGATActaaaaattattgattttgGTATCGCAAATGCTATTCCTGATCATACTGTGAACATTTATAGGGAGAATCAAATTGGAACCCCGAATTATATGGCACCTGAAGCTCTAGTAGCTATGAATTAtacaaatgaaaatgacGGAGGGAACAAATGGAAAGTAGGTAAACCATCTGACATATGGTCCTGTGGTTGTATAATATATCAAATGATATACGGAAGGCCACCTTATGCTGGGTTTCAGGGACAGAACAGACTTTTAGCCATCATGAACCCTGATGTCAAAGTGATATTTTCGGAAAAGACAGCAAATAACGAAAGCATACCACGATCACTTATCGATTTAATGAAAGGATGTTTAACAAGGGATCCAGAAAAGCGGTGGTCCGTCGATCAAGTCTTAGAAAGCCCGTTTTTCAATCCAATTGTTGTGACACCATTTTTTATAAAAGACCTAATAAAAAATGCTGTTAGATACGGCGTAGACCAAAGAGAGGTATCTAATGAGAAGATCGAAGAATTGGCCAATGATGTACTGGGAAGATTAACTGACTTCAAGATGTAATGAATCACAATATATAGATACTATAGTCAAATTGAAGCGCCgttaaataaatatattttattaatctctatttttcatcaaGCCGCCGATGTGGCTCGCCCTTAACTGGTGATCAAATACATCCGTGTTTCTCTCGAACAACATTCAAATAGCCATACCATCTCAGGGTCTCCATAATAGTACAGAAAATGCAAATCTCTAGGCACATATCCTTGAAGATATACACAAATGGATCTATTAGGGCACCATTGACTCTTCATCATGTTAAGCGGGCTATGTTTTCAACATGTTTAGTAAAACTTACTAAAAGAAAGTTTGACCATACAAATAATATAGATACAAGTAGGCTCGAATTTACAAAGAGGAACGAATTAATAGTACATGATCTTAACAGATTCTATCCGTCAATGTCTGACCTTCAGTCGAGAAACCCCGACATGACCGCCGAATCAATTAGCGACCAGGATCATGACAACTACAAACAGATTACAGTCAAAAAATTCTTGGATACCTTCGAAAAGAATCCGCAAAGGTTGAATGGAGAAGATGATTACAAAAGCTTCTTACAGCTAAATGGTAGGATCAAAAATATCCGTTATTCAGGTAAAAAAATAGCATTCATTGATCTTTTTGATTCCAGATATAATGTGAAGATACAAGTAATCCttaatttgaataaacTAAAACAAGAAACATCAGAAGAAAGGTTTCAAGAAGTAGTCCAGTTATTAAAAAAAGGGGACTACATAAAAGCATTTGGTATCCCTGGATTTTCGGAGTCTAGAAGCCATACACTTTCACTAAAAGGTACCAAACTACCTGTATTATTATCGGCAGCTCAATATCCCCTCCCATCACAATTGAAAGACGAACTGAAGGCTAGGAAAAACCGAGTACTGGATTATCAAGTAAATGGTGTTTCTAGTTTACTTCTTAGGAGTAATATTATTCGTCTGTTAAGATCTTTCCTTGATAAACAAGAGTTCATCGAGGTTGAAACACCAATCTTATCTTCTAAATCTAATGGGGCCAATGCAAGGCCATTTATTACAAAATCAGGCAGCTTGAATGAAAACTTAGAATTGAGAATCGCCCCAGAATTATGGCTAAAGCGTCTTATCATTAGTGGGTTAGACCGTGTCTATGAAATAGGAAAAGTATTTCGGAATGAAGGTGTTGATTCCACACATAACCCTGAATTTACCTTATTGGAGTTTTATGAAAGATATCTATCCATGACAGATctaattgaaaaaagtGAAGACCTTTTCAAGCACATATTAGTGAACTtggaattaaagaaatctgaatatcatttttcacCCGCTTTTGATAATTTGTATCGTACACTGGAACAAgcaaattggaaattcaGGAGAATTGAGTTCTTACCTACTCTTTCTCAGGaattaaatattgattttagTTTAATAGATCTTAATGATGCTGAGAAGTTACTAGAGTCATTACCTGCACATAGTaggaaagaattatttgaaaatgttccCCCCGGTGAGTTATCTTCACAGcaaatattgaacaaaCTTTGTTCATTTTACTTAGAGTCAAGATACTGTGACACCATACACCCGACCATCATTTTTCATCACCCCAGAATAATTTCTCCGTTGGCAAAGGCACATCCATCAAATCAACAAATAACCAAGAGATTCGAAATGTTTATTAATGggaaagaatatataaatgcatatgaagaagagaattgCCCTcaattacaagaaaaaaattttcaacttcaacaattttctaaagaaacaattaaaaataaagaaaatgatgagCTAATATCACCCGATGAAGGCTTTATCAATGCAATGAAATCAGGAATGCCACCCGTTGGTGGATTTGGTCTTGGTGTTGACCGGCT
It encodes the following:
- the MSK1 gene encoding lysine--tRNA ligase MSK1 (ancestral locus Anc_2.223), with amino-acid sequence MQISRHISLKIYTNGSIRAPLTLHHVKRAMFSTCLVKLTKRKFDHTNNIDTSRLEFTKRNELIVHDLNRFYPSMSDLQSRNPDMTAESISDQDHDNYKQITVKKFLDTFEKNPQRLNGEDDYKSFLQLNGRIKNIRYSGKKIAFIDLFDSRYNVKIQVILNLNKLKQETSEERFQEVVQLLKKGDYIKAFGIPGFSESRSHTLSLKGTKLPVLLSAAQYPLPSQLKDELKARKNRVLDYQVNGVSSLLLRSNIIRLLRSFLDKQEFIEVETPILSSKSNGANARPFITKSGSLNENLELRIAPELWLKRLIISGLDRVYEIGKVFRNEGVDSTHNPEFTLLEFYERYLSMTDLIEKSEDLFKHILVNLELKKSEYHFSPAFDNLYRTLEQANWKFRRIEFLPTLSQELNIDFSLIDLNDAEKLLESLPAHSRKELFENVPPGELSSQQILNKLCSFYLESRYCDTIHPTIIFHHPRIISPLAKAHPSNQQITKRFEMFINGKEYINAYEEENCPQLQEKNFQLQQFSKETIKNKENDELISPDEGFINAMKSGMPPVGGFGLGVDRLCMLLMNKGRIEDVLPFGCVDDVKTQ